The window TGGAAATCGAAAATATAAAAGTGTACGGCAAGTAATAGTTGTCAAGCTTAAGTTATCAAGCTTAAGTTATCAAGCTTAAGTTATCAAGCTTAAGTTATCAAGCTTAAGTTATCAAGCTTAAGTTATCAAGCTTAAGTTATCAAGCTTAAGTTATCAAGCTTAAGTTATCAAGCTTAAGGCTTTTTTATTAGCCATCGGCTATCACCGTCTCGTGTGCATCCTAAATTTGACAGATCTCTATAACTCAGACAGTGCAAAGTTACAAGAAACGCCTTGCCGAGATACAATCTAATTTGAAAAAATGAAAATTCATAACTAACATCGAAATCTGTATAAAATTTTAAATTGTATCTACAATTTTGATAGTATCCACTAATCTCAGAGAATAATCTCCTTGATTTTAAGCCCAAATGAGTTTGATAGATAGCATTAATATAAAAAATATTATTACAAATTCTACGAAATCTCACTCATTCTTGTTACAAACAAGCTATTGATCTTGTCAAAATTAGCGAAAATATACTGTTTGACCCCATTTTTCAAGAAATTGACTGTAAGTGTCAAATTCTTCAAGCTTTTTTTGATGAATTTTGTAGACCTATGTTTCAGGTCCTCAAATTCATATCGCATCAGCGATATGAATAACTGGGCAATAAATCCCAGGATAATAGCTCCATAAATGCTATCATCTGACCACACTCTTAACGGCTTAATTTGAATTTCATTTTTTAACGAGTGGAATATTTTTTCAATGGAATCTTTTCTTCGGTATATTTTCAATGCTTCTTCAAGTGTCAAATCCTTGCTTGATTTAAGGCAAAAAAATCCTTCTCTTCCATTAATCAGTGAAGCTTTTAGAAGTTCTATTGCTTCTTCATCACTAAGCTCTTCGAGCTTAGTCCTAAAAGAGTATTCAATCTCAATCAACTCATTATCTATTCTGAACTTCTTAGGAAGCTTTTTCTTGTTTACTATGGCCTTCTGAATCTCTTTTGCTTCCTTTAATTTCTTCAAAACAGCTCTTGCTTTTGATTCTAACTGTCTTTTCTGTAAAGATTCAGAGAAATAGAAATATTTAATGCTGTTTGGCTTGACTATTTTTATTCCATATAAACCTTCTTCGGGATCTCTCAGTTCCGCTTTTTTCGGATCAAATTTCTCAATTATTTTGTCGTCACTTGTGTTCAGTTTCATGGAGGTGAGATACTCCATCTCATCTTTCTGTATTATCTTGATATTTTTTATGGTATTAGCGCCTTTATCAAAAACAATAAGAGAGCCTTTTTTGAGTTTACTTTTCACTTGATTGTATGTATCAGAAAAATGTTCCAGATCAAGAACATTTCCTTTATTCACCGTAACTCCAATAGGTATGTTAATAGGGTCGGAAAGTTCACTAATTCCAACTGTTATTTGCAGTTTATCAGGTCTGTGGTCTCTACTATATCCATATTTACCAAGTTTGGATTTAATCCCGTAAATGACTATACTTGTCCAGTCCAGATTTATGTCTGTGTGTTCAAAATCATATTCCGAAAATAGACAGTTCAAGATATCATAGAGAATTTCCTCTTTGTGCCTTCCAATGGTTTCAAGGGTTCTGTAAAGGACTCTTTCGTTGAAGGACTTAAGGTTTAAGAGGTCGAGAACTTCAGCTTGATTCATCCATTTACTTGCTTCCTTGATACTGAAATTCTCGGTGAGCTTATAGCTCACCAATCCAATCAGTAAACTATTGATGTCGAGACCTTTACTTTTATACTTGCCAAAAATGTCGTAAAAATTGAGCTTTTCAAAAAAGTATTGAACAGCCATTGTTGTTCCAATAGGAAGACATATATTCTTGTTAGGAACCTAAGTTCCGCATTTTTAGGCGCATAAATGTCTCCTGATATCGGAGTATGCGCTTAAGTTTAAGCACATAATTTATAAGTCACAATTTCAAAACCACAATCTACTGACTTAATAGATTTGTGGAATTGTGTGTATGCGCTTAAATTTTGGGAACTCAGGTTAGGAATTATAGGAAATGCTCTTAGTTTTATGTTGTTATTCATTGGATCGAATAATACAAAACAAAGAGCACTTATTTTTATTTATCTACCAAAATGAAGTTCAAAATAGTGGAAACTGTCAAAGTTAGGTTTTACTCCACACAAAGTCCGAGAGGTAATGAACCTCCATTGAAAGCACAAGCCCGATAAGTATCGCCGATCCCGCCCAGACAGGAAACCTGCCAGTATCAATGTCTAGAAAGGTCAACTACCCCTCCCTAAAACCTTCGCCTAACGGCTCAGGTTTTTGAGGAAGGGGCTTGTCTAACAAGCCCTGGTTGACCAGATCACCGATTAGGAGCAATGGAAAATCGGTAAACGATAGGAAAGAAATAGTTACCCTTGAATGCCGCCTCAGTTTAAGGCTCTAAGGATGCCGGTTAAACAGTCCTGAGAGGTAGGGACAGTGCTTGCATCGTTAAACCTTTCCATATCAGATCGAGAGGAAGACGGATTCCGGAATTGACTCCACAATTCGGATACGCATAACTCTTCGGAGGAAAACTATATGTTAGTTTTCGTAATCAATCAAAACAAAAAACCACTAATGCCCTGTAAACCTTCAAAAGCCAGAAAGCTACTGCAAGCAGGCAAGGCAAAAGTGGTCCGAAATACTCCATTCACAATCAAGTTACTTTTCGGAAGCAGTGGCTATACTCAACCTGTAATTGCAGGGATGGATACCGGCTCTAAGGTCGTGGGCTGTGCAGCCATCGCTAACGGAAAAGTGTTGTATCAATCCGAAATTTACCTGAGAGAAAATGTTTCTAAAAAGATGGAACAACGGAAGATGTACCGGAGAACCAGAAGAGGTAGAAAAACAAGGTACAGACCCTCAAGATTTGCTAACCGGGGAAATTCAAGGAGAGAAGGAAGATTGGCTCCTTCCATCAAAAGCAAACTTGAAGCTCATTTCCGGGAAAAGATGTTTGTGGAATCCCTGCTTCCTGTAACGGAATGGAAGGTAGAGCTTGCTTCCTTTGATATTCACAAAATAACAAATCCCGGAGGTTTCCGGGATCGGATATCAGGAAGGGACCTTAAAGGTTTCTACAATGTCAAAGCTTACGTTCTGGCTCGGGACGGCTACACCTGCCAGCACTGCAGGGGAAAGTCAAAGGATTTCCGGCTGCATTGCCATCATATCGTTTTCAGGTCACAGAAGGGAACAGATGCACCAGAAAACTGATAACGCTCTGTGAAACCTGTCACAAAGCCCTGCACAATGGAGAATTCAAGCTTTCAGGGAACAAGTCAAAAACAAAACATGCAACTGAAATCGGGATCCTCAAATCCCAAATCCGGAAATCCGGCTGGAGTTTTGCAGAGACTTTCGGGTACGAAACAAAGTACAGGAGAGAGCAGGTCTTGAAGTTGATAAAAACACATTACTTTGATGCTGTTGCTATTTGTTGTAGGGACGATCAGAATGTAGAGGTAGAAGATTCGGTTTTACTAAAAAGAAACGTTAGCAAGGGGGATTATCAGCAAAGGACAGGAAAAAGATCCGAAAAGAAAATACCTACCGGGAAACTGTTTGGGCTCAGGAAATTTGATCTTGTAAAAACAAGTAAAGGAATAGGGTTTGTTAAAGGCAAAAGATCTTCCGGATTCTTTGCTATTTCGGATCTGTTTGGAAACAAAATATCAGATAGTGTTAACGTGAAGAAAAAATGCAGGAGACTGAGTGCGAGGAGTACAACATTAGTTCAGATGGTACAGATGACGCATTCCTCCCCCACCTGCCATTTCCGGCAAGCCGGAACTGTCGAGGAAGGGGTCTCCTGCTGAGGTAAGATGAAAAGGGAATATAGCAGGGGATAGATCAAAACTAAAGGGGTGAGGGTGAGGATCACCGGGCCGAATACCGGGTGGTGCAAAACTCCTCTGTGCCTGAACAACCGCTGATGAGGGCGCCAGATCACCTTTAAAATTCCCCAGCGCCGATATGGTGTGCTCTTTATGTCAAGGTCTGGACTTAAATAGAAAGTCCCAAAAGATAGGCAAGCGAAAAGAGAACTATTCTCCGGCTCTCCAGATAACTGTCAGGGAAAGGAAGAATTGATCTTTCCAGAAAGGAAAAGAGACTCAACAGTATCAGGAACAGTACAACTATGTTTATTTTATCATGCGTTTTTCCAGATGGCACGTTTTTAAACCTGTTTCCGTTTTTTCGAAAAATTGAGGTATTTTCGGATTTTGGGCTGAAAAATAAATACAAATCAGATCTTTCATGAAAATAAACTGAATAAGACCGGAAGGTAGGGGCTGAAGTTAAAATGGAAAAAGCGATCAAGCCTTTCGCTTCTTCACACACTCTTTTAGTTGTTCTTCAAGCCGGATCCGTGAGATAAAAACCCCGAACTGGGTTGCAATTGTTTCAATAACCGTGCGCACGCTATCCGAAAGTTCATACTCCGTCCTCGAGGAAAGATAAAAGGCGGCAATAACCTTTTTTCCGGACTTTACGGGAATTATTGCTGTAGCCCTGAGATTTTCCTGCCGGAGCGCCTCATCTCTGGAGGTTAGAAGGAGGTCTATGTGCTGCTTATAGACAGGTTGCCCTATCATAACTAGCCTGGTATTTGGAGAATTTACATTAAAATAAGAGGCATTCTCGACAAAGATAGGAGAGAGACCACGATGGATGGCAAGAGTCAGATCGCCGGTTTCTTCATTAACCAGATAGATGCCACCAGCATTGATTTCATCTATTTGAAGGCACGAATCAAGCAGCTTGTCAAGTGTTTCATCCAGGTAATTTGAAGTGCTCAGAGCAATTCCAAGATCCCTCTGAATATAAAGCAGCTTCTCCTTTCGTTTTCTGTCGGTAATATCAATAATTATTCCTTTAAGGTACTTTACGACCCCGTTCTCATCGGCTTCGATAAAAGTTCTTTCATCAACCCAGCGTACTTCCCCGGACTTTGTAATTATCCGGTATTCCTGGGAGAAGTCAACGTAGTCTTCTTCAATCCTTCTTGAGAGTTCTCTTTCGACCCTTTCAAGGTCGTCAGGGTGCACAATGTTCCCATACAGAAGTTTTCCTGATGTGAATTCTTCTACCGTATACCCGAACTGCTTTATATTCTCAGAGACAAAATCTGCAGGCCAATACTTTTCTGGGCGCCACAGGAAAACAGTGACAGGAACTTTATTTATTACTGAGATCAGCTCCTTTGCCATCTCAAGTGCACTGCATAAAGCTATCTCATTGAGATATTTGCAGGACTTTTGTCTGCTAGCACTTCCTTTTTTAGCCGAATTCAAAGTCGCTTTAGCCATCTTATTCTCCGTACAGGAACCTTTTACAGGAAGCTATGAAAAAATTTCACATATTTAATCTTTTTGCTATAACTACATAGAAACACGCAATAAATTAAAAAGATTGTGGTTTGAATTTCCCAATGTATCATAATGCAGAGGCTCATTAGTGTTTGAACTACTCAATCTCTAAGCAAGGCAATTAGCAGAACAAAATAAAAACTGAGGGAAAAATATATAAATAAAACTCAAATCAGGCTACTTTCTGGAAGTTAGGGGTTTCAGGTGAGATATATTAAACAAGTTTCGTTTTGAATTCCGTTACAACCTCATCCTGCCAGCCGTCTATTAATTCCCGGACAGCCGCATCTCTTACAAATTCATCTTTTTCTTTAAGAGCTATCTCCTTAATCAGAAGCAGAGTGTCCGGGTCAGCCTGCCAGATTTTTGCAAATTCCTGAACTGCAATAATCAGGACCTTCGGAGAGATTAAATATAACATTTTCAGGCATTTCTTTCCACCTGTGTATCGTCCACCATTAATTTAATATCTACCAAAATAAGATTAACCTGAATAATATAGTCACACATGTTATTTTAATAAACTTCTAAAAAACGTATATATATTAAAAGGGTCACATACTATATTTAAATAAACAGTAAAACATATTCATCATTCTGATGTGCCGATTCCAAAGTAGAAGCATAACTCAGAAGATAACTAATATTTGACTTGTTTAGTCAATTCAAGAGGTCAATTTAATATATTCCCGAAGACATCATTATAAATATAATTAGTAGGGAAATCTATATAAGTAACTATTAAAGATAGAAGCGAATTATTAAAGATCATAGATAATTATTCTAGGTTATCTGGATAGGTCATTATAGATAATTAGTATAAATTACTAAAGACAATTACTAAAGACAATTACTAACGAAAATTACTAAAGACAATTACTAAAGACAATTACTAGAGGCTTTTTTTTGAATACACCTGTGCTAAAATAAAGAAAGGGGGATTTACAAATATGGAAGACAATCTTCAAGGAGTATTGAAAGGACAGAAAATTGCTTATTTTTCTATGGAAATTGGGCTTCGCAATGAAATCCCGACTTATGCAGGAGGGCTTGGCGTACTTGCAGGCGATACGATTCGTTCGGCTTCAGATCTCAAAGTCCCGCTTGTAGCTGTAACTCTGGTTAGCAATAAAGGCTATTTCAGGCAAAGTCTTGACACGTCCGGAAATCAGACCGAACAGATTGAAGAGTGGGACCCTTCGCGTTTGATGACCCGACTCCAGCAGGAAGTGAGCGTTAAAATTCAGGGCCGGGAGGTCAAAATCCAGGCATGGCAATATAACTGCAAGAGCCTCACAGGTGGCTGCGTACCCATTATTTTTCTTGATACCAATGTAGAGGGAAACTCATGGGAAGACCGCAGGATCACAGATTTTCTTTATGGGGGTGACCACTCCTACAGGCTCAAGCAGGAAATAGTGCTCGGGGTAGGGGGAGTGCGGATGCTTGCAGCACTGGGCTTTAATCCCCGAAAATACCATATGAATGAAGGACACTCAAGCCTGCTCGCCCTGGAACTTTTAACAAGAAATGGCACAGACTCTACGAAAGTAAAGGACCTCTGTATTTTTACCACCCATACTCCAGTAGAAGCAGGGCATGACAAGTTCGATTACGGGCTTGTGGAAGATCTGATCCGGGACAAAAACTATTTAGAAATACTTAAAAAGTTTGGAGGGGCAGATCGTTTTGATACGAGCCTTTTTGCCCTTAATCTGTCCAATTATGTCAATGGCGTCACAAAACGGCACAGTCGGGTCTCAAACGAACTATTTCCCGGATATTCAATCCAGGCAATAACAAACGGCGTCCACTCCTATACCTGGACCTCTCCTTTTTTCAGGCAACTTTATGACCGTTATCTGCCTGGCTGGGCAAATGAACCCGAACTCCTGGTAAGGGTGGGAGGAATCCCGGATGAAGAGATCTGGGAAGCTCACTGGAAGGCAAAAAAAGAACTCATAGATGAGGTTAACAAAAGAACAGGGGTCTGCATGGACTATGAGACCCTTACAATAGGTTTTGCACGGCGTATGGCAGAATATAAACGTGCAACCTTAATCCTCTCCGACCTTGAAAGGCTCAGAAAGGTAAACCGGAGAGGCAGGATTCAGCTTATTTTTGCAGGCAAAGCCCATCCGCAAGACGAGGCTGGAAAACAGCTCATAAGAGAAATTTTCAAAATCATAGAAACGCTTCGGAACGAGATCAAGATCGTCTTTCTGGAAAATTATGATATGGACCTGGCTGCAAAAATGGTTTCCGGAGTTGACCTCTGGCTGAACACTCCAACTCGCCCTTATGAAGCCTCGGGCACAAGCGGCATGAAAGCTGCCCATAATGGGGTCGTGAATTTTAGTATCCTTGACGGCTGGTGGATTGAAGGATGGATAGAAGGAGTGACTGGCTGGTCCATAGGACCTCAGCCCGATGACTGTCTTTCCATAGAAGAGGCAAGGCTCTCTGAGCTTGATGACCTTTACAACAAACTTTACTACATTATAGTCCCCATGTATTACGACCGCAAAGATGAATGGTTTAAAATGATTAACAACTCAATAGGCATGGTTGCGTATTATTTCAACAGCCACAGGATGATGCGGCGTTATGTTACTCATGCTTATCTATAAACTTTAGGACTTACGCAGTTGAACAAAAAAAACCAGTAGCATGAAGTGTCAAACTGTTTAAAGCACAATATTATTGGCAAGCCCTCATGTGCCTTGTTTTACTTTTGAAGAGCGTAACTCCTAAACTTTAAAAGTCGGGCTGTTCGAACCAATTGAAGGAATAAATTCGGTCGAGGAAAAGGGCAATCAATAGAACAAAATAGAAAAAGTCCAGAAAAGTTCACGTTTTCTCGAAGCCGAGTCGACTAACTTTTTCACGGACACTCTCAGCTTTTGTTTTGAGCCCTTTATTCTCCCAGAGGTCGGCTGCAATCTTAAAAGCATTTTCTGCAGCTCTCAGATTTTCAAGTTTAAGGAAAACCTTTCCCTTTTCATACCAGGCTTCTGGATGATCGGGCTTGAGACGGGTTGCCTTTTCAAAAGCGTGCAGAGCCTCTTTATCCGAACCTGCTTTAAAAAGGATTTTTCCCCGGAGCTGCCAGGCTTCGGCATTTTCAGGCTTTATCTCAAGGGCTGTTTTAAATGCCTGCACAGCTTTTTCCTGTTCTCCAAGCCTGAGATGGAGTTTCCCAATTTCAAACAGGGTATCCGGATCATCAGGATTTCTTTCCAGGGCTTTTTCAGATTCGCAGAGTTTCTCTTCACACAGATGTATCCTGGAGAGCACTGCATCCTTGCCTTCCCAGGCGTTTTTCTGCACAGGGTTCAGGAAAATCGATTTCTCAAACGCTTCAAACGCATCTCGGAAACGCTCAAGCTTTGTTAGAGCAAAACCCAGGTTAGCCCAGAGACCCGCAGAATCCGGGTTAATTTCCGAGGCTCTTATGAAGATCTCGAGAGCTTCTTCATAGCGTTTAAGTTTTAGCAGGGAAGTTCCTTTATGGAACAGAGCTGCAAAATCCAGAGGCTTTTCTTCAAGTACGCGGTCAAAAGCTTGAAGCGCGAGTCTTAGCCTTCCCTGTTTGTAAAGAGCCACTCCTTTTTCATAGAGGTCTCCTGTCCCTGTACTTTCCGGGCTTCCTTCTTCCCTCCCACCTTCGGAACTGTCCTTTTCAAGTCCGGTTTCAGAGAGGTACCTGAACCCTGCCGAATCCTCCCGGTCAGGCCTGGCATCAAGATATATAAACTCCTCTTTTGGCACGAAGGACTTGCAGATCCATCCAGGCTCAGCCCTTCGGTTAGTGATTATACAGTACCCGTTTATGTACTTAGAGCAGATCCCGCAGCAGTAGATGTGCCTCTCCAGACGGTACCGTATCTGGTCAAGCTCTGTAGTAACCAACCCCTGGTTCAATCGCGTTTTGAAGGTTTCATAAGGAATATTTTTGATTTTAATATAGACTGTTGAAGGAGCAGGCGGGTCCCATTCAAAGGGCTTTTCGGTTTTCTTTTTGTGGATCATAATTTTCGTTGAGAGTTCCGTATTGGTCTTATGGGTGTTTTCGAGTCCTGAGCATATAAGCCTTTTTCGAAGCTTGCAGTTATTCATATTACTAATACAATAAACTATTAGACCATTATTATGAAATAAATATTAATGTTGGAAATATTAATGTTGGGTGGATGAAGAATTTACTGTTTATCGATGCGGGGATCTTTGTTATTGCAGTTGTCGCAGCATTTCTGAAGGGAGACTTTACACTAATTATAGAAATCATAGGCTATGCCGGTTTGATTTTTATTGTTATACCGGGAATTTTGATGGGTTCTTTTGTGAGCGGGGACAGGATAAGGGCAAATTATCATGCTGAAGATGAAGAGCGCAGGGAGAAAAATATAGTGTCAAGAAACTTATTTTTTGTTGGGCTCTTCAACATCGCTATATCAATATGTGCTTCCTGCTTCCGCACCCCATGAGTAATAAAAAAGAGATGTCATAACTCGCTCGTTATTTCAAGAAAAGCGGGCCGCTTCTTAAATTCGGATTTCAGCTCGGAAAAACGTTTTACCCAGTCTGCTTCATTATTTAAGATATCGATATAGACATCTTTGACTTTTCCAAGATATTTGACTGCAATGCTGTATGTTTTTCTGTTCCCGTTAGGTATGTTTCTATAGGCTTTTTGCCAGTAATATTCGATGATTTTATCCGGAAAATCATTTGCCAATTTATCTGCAAACTCATCAAAATCAACTTCTATTGAATAACCAAACCTGTTTTTTGGAGGATTAAAAATTGATTTGAGAACTGTTTTTTTCATACCCTTATCCAGACATATCCGCAGATAATCGTGAAAATCTTTTTCTTTGATTTTACTAAATATTTCAGGCTCAATGGATTTCCAATCAGACGCTTTCAGGAATCCTTTCATTCTTGTGTACTCTGCATAATATTGCTGCCTGGCAAACTCGAATGACCTCAATAGAGCATCTTTTGCGTGCTCATAATCTCCTTTTGCCCTGTAATATTCAAATAACCTGTCCAGCATATGCTTCTCTTCAGTATTGCGCGATAATGCCGTATGCACAAGCCGCTCCAGAATGGCTGTATCTTCCTTTTTAGAGAAGTGCTCCCACAAGAATTCAAACAACTCAGTAAGCCTGCCCTCCCCCTTTAAGACACCTTCTTCTGCCCTTTCCAGAGCTTTTTCCAGATCTCCCTTTTCAACATAAAATTTGACCAGGTCCCAGTAATCCATCCCGAAAATCAGGGCTTGCATGCGCTCCTGCAGATAAGCTTCGTCATCGTGGAGATATTTTCTATGGATAATCATTATCCGTTCTTTTCTCCATTCAGAGGGATACTCATCAAGTTTTTTCACCAGATACTCCCATTCTTCTTTTGTCTGGCAGATATCAAAAAAAATCTCCATCAGGCCATCTTCAAACCCTGAATTTTTGATGTTATATTCCTCAAAGGCTTCGTCTAAAAATTCAAGTTTCGCAGCAGTTGACAGGCCGCCTTCTTCTATCAGGCCTGAAATCTTTTCAAGATAACCAAATGCTTCCTCTTCCTCTTCTTCGGGACCGCCCCCGAGCTCGTTAAACTCTGAAATAATACTCCTTGCATCTTCCCAGTATTCAAACAACAGGTTGTCATTCAGGGAAACGATATCATTATCTGTCATGGTTTCAGGCGTAGATTCCTGTTTTTCTTTGAACCATTCCAGAACCAGCTGGTATAATTCGGGTTTTTTAACCAGAAGGCGGCTTAGCAGGTCGTAAAATTCCGTAGTATTAAGAGACCTTAAGCGTTCATGTAAT is drawn from Methanosarcina lacustris Z-7289 and contains these coding sequences:
- a CDS encoding tetratricopeptide repeat protein, with protein sequence MNNCKLRKRLICSGLENTHKTNTELSTKIMIHKKKTEKPFEWDPPAPSTVYIKIKNIPYETFKTRLNQGLVTTELDQIRYRLERHIYCCGICSKYINGYCIITNRRAEPGWICKSFVPKEEFIYLDARPDREDSAGFRYLSETGLEKDSSEGGREEGSPESTGTGDLYEKGVALYKQGRLRLALQAFDRVLEEKPLDFAALFHKGTSLLKLKRYEEALEIFIRASEINPDSAGLWANLGFALTKLERFRDAFEAFEKSIFLNPVQKNAWEGKDAVLSRIHLCEEKLCESEKALERNPDDPDTLFEIGKLHLRLGEQEKAVQAFKTALEIKPENAEAWQLRGKILFKAGSDKEALHAFEKATRLKPDHPEAWYEKGKVFLKLENLRAAENAFKIAADLWENKGLKTKAESVREKVSRLGFEKT
- the glgP gene encoding alpha-glucan family phosphorylase, whose protein sequence is MEDNLQGVLKGQKIAYFSMEIGLRNEIPTYAGGLGVLAGDTIRSASDLKVPLVAVTLVSNKGYFRQSLDTSGNQTEQIEEWDPSRLMTRLQQEVSVKIQGREVKIQAWQYNCKSLTGGCVPIIFLDTNVEGNSWEDRRITDFLYGGDHSYRLKQEIVLGVGGVRMLAALGFNPRKYHMNEGHSSLLALELLTRNGTDSTKVKDLCIFTTHTPVEAGHDKFDYGLVEDLIRDKNYLEILKKFGGADRFDTSLFALNLSNYVNGVTKRHSRVSNELFPGYSIQAITNGVHSYTWTSPFFRQLYDRYLPGWANEPELLVRVGGIPDEEIWEAHWKAKKELIDEVNKRTGVCMDYETLTIGFARRMAEYKRATLILSDLERLRKVNRRGRIQLIFAGKAHPQDEAGKQLIREIFKIIETLRNEIKIVFLENYDMDLAAKMVSGVDLWLNTPTRPYEASGTSGMKAAHNGVVNFSILDGWWIEGWIEGVTGWSIGPQPDDCLSIEEARLSELDDLYNKLYYIIVPMYYDRKDEWFKMINNSIGMVAYYFNSHRMMRRYVTHAYL
- the iscB gene encoding RNA-guided endonuclease IscB; the protein is MLVFVINQNKKPLMPCKPSKARKLLQAGKAKVVRNTPFTIKLLFGSSGYTQPVIAGMDTGSKVVGCAAIANGKVLYQSEIYLRENVSKKMEQRKMYRRTRRGRKTRYRPSRFANRGNSRREGRLAPSIKSKLEAHFREKMFVESLLPVTEWKVELASFDIHKITNPGGFRDRISGRDLKGFYNVKAYVLARDGYTCQHCRGKSKDFRLHCHHIVFRSQKGTDAPEN
- a CDS encoding IS1634 family transposase, encoding MCLPIGTTMAVQYFFEKLNFYDIFGKYKSKGLDINSLLIGLVSYKLTENFSIKEASKWMNQAEVLDLLNLKSFNERVLYRTLETIGRHKEEILYDILNCLFSEYDFEHTDINLDWTSIVIYGIKSKLGKYGYSRDHRPDKLQITVGISELSDPINIPIGVTVNKGNVLDLEHFSDTYNQVKSKLKKGSLIVFDKGANTIKNIKIIQKDEMEYLTSMKLNTSDDKIIEKFDPKKAELRDPEEGLYGIKIVKPNSIKYFYFSESLQKRQLESKARAVLKKLKEAKEIQKAIVNKKKLPKKFRIDNELIEIEYSFRTKLEELSDEEAIELLKASLINGREGFFCLKSSKDLTLEEALKIYRRKDSIEKIFHSLKNEIQIKPLRVWSDDSIYGAIILGFIAQLFISLMRYEFEDLKHRSTKFIKKSLKNLTLTVNFLKNGVKQYIFANFDKINSLFVTRMSEIS
- a CDS encoding tetratricopeptide repeat protein, which encodes MKEDNTQSEKFSLHERLRSLNTTEFYDLLSRLLVKKPELYQLVLEWFKEKQESTPETMTDNDIVSLNDNLLFEYWEDARSIISEFNELGGGPEEEEEEAFGYLEKISGLIEEGGLSTAAKLEFLDEAFEEYNIKNSGFEDGLMEIFFDICQTKEEWEYLVKKLDEYPSEWRKERIMIIHRKYLHDDEAYLQERMQALIFGMDYWDLVKFYVEKGDLEKALERAEEGVLKGEGRLTELFEFLWEHFSKKEDTAILERLVHTALSRNTEEKHMLDRLFEYYRAKGDYEHAKDALLRSFEFARQQYYAEYTRMKGFLKASDWKSIEPEIFSKIKEKDFHDYLRICLDKGMKKTVLKSIFNPPKNRFGYSIEVDFDEFADKLANDFPDKIIEYYWQKAYRNIPNGNRKTYSIAVKYLGKVKDVYIDILNNEADWVKRFSELKSEFKKRPAFLEITSEL
- a CDS encoding GAF domain-containing protein produces the protein MAKATLNSAKKGSASRQKSCKYLNEIALCSALEMAKELISVINKVPVTVFLWRPEKYWPADFVSENIKQFGYTVEEFTSGKLLYGNIVHPDDLERVERELSRRIEEDYVDFSQEYRIITKSGEVRWVDERTFIEADENGVVKYLKGIIIDITDRKRKEKLLYIQRDLGIALSTSNYLDETLDKLLDSCLQIDEINAGGIYLVNEETGDLTLAIHRGLSPIFVENASYFNVNSPNTRLVMIGQPVYKQHIDLLLTSRDEALRQENLRATAIIPVKSGKKVIAAFYLSSRTEYELSDSVRTVIETIATQFGVFISRIRLEEQLKECVKKRKA
- a CDS encoding DUF5316 domain-containing protein yields the protein MKNLLFIDAGIFVIAVVAAFLKGDFTLIIEIIGYAGLIFIVIPGILMGSFVSGDRIRANYHAEDEERREKNIVSRNLFFVGLFNIAISICASCFRTP